In Zunongwangia profunda SM-A87, the following proteins share a genomic window:
- a CDS encoding DUF6904 family protein, with product MFQSNPTRKGAGIELWGDYGDLTSLYETIHKIGERLNEYKKEEKGQSDIIMGFAYELRKAFQHSRLKENFVFDSENKVEYFGFRYLWTDFLYLISVLRYNAGYVVLDALDQANLYILEYNCRKALFDYDPQGAQQIQNFIGQRIDINNDLVFLVLQGINIEYLSKTPGKRRFRGIPDLLIAYTQLSPAYKMWKSDMVSRAKELGCNIEELNFDDYPEIVW from the coding sequence ATGTTTCAAAGTAATCCAACCAGGAAAGGGGCAGGAATAGAATTATGGGGTGATTACGGTGACTTAACAAGCTTGTATGAAACCATTCACAAAATAGGGGAGAGGCTAAATGAATATAAAAAGGAAGAGAAGGGGCAATCAGATATAATAATGGGCTTTGCTTATGAGCTTCGTAAAGCTTTCCAGCATTCCAGGTTGAAAGAAAATTTTGTTTTTGATTCGGAGAATAAGGTTGAATACTTTGGCTTTAGATACCTATGGACAGACTTCCTTTATTTAATTTCCGTCCTTCGCTATAATGCAGGTTATGTAGTGTTGGATGCCCTGGATCAGGCAAACCTCTATATCCTGGAATATAATTGTAGAAAAGCCTTATTTGATTATGATCCGCAGGGCGCACAACAAATTCAAAATTTCATAGGGCAAAGAATTGATATAAATAATGACCTGGTTTTTTTAGTGCTGCAGGGTATTAATATAGAATATTTGAGCAAAACACCGGGAAAAAGAAGATTTCGCGGAATACCAGATTTGTTAATTGCTTATACCCAACTTTCGCCAGCCTATAAGATGTGGAAGTCTGATATGGTAAGCAGGGCCAAGGAATTAGGCTGTAATATAGAAGAATTAAATTTTGATGATTATCCTGAAATAGTTTGGTAA
- a CDS encoding YobI family P-loop NTPase gives MTEKITVDKNKNVANIPFHSLSPVIDSEKHKSYCDALEWALTNRKEKDIKNVALTGTYGSGKSSILKTFQETRKNKFEFLNISLATFKEEKKNDDDKYAHLRSEVINSDKLSKNDQLRLIELSILQQIFYHEESDNIPDSRFKKVKSLKPQKVKETTWLIFCVIFTVYIFFNFHSLRILMNFPEPKAWFGNILQGLLAIGVLIFCFLLLQRIIEFAQKLTISKLNFQNIEIQVAEKVDKSILNNHLDEILYFFGETKYNVVIIEDLDRFQQTEIFTKLREINLLINNSKAINREVVFVYAVRDEMFTDDDRVKFFDFIIPVIPVINFSNSNVQLANAVKNLGYQISSDLINQIAYYIDDMRLLYNIVNEFHVYYQIHTSEFLDKLFAIIVYKNKHPKDFVLLAKGKGLLFQILTKNKKEWLESKLKEIDQKLLAYKNEIEKIITIFPQTLDQLKSIYLLEYINNFQDFSAFKIENKKIPLSEMRKDDNFEKLIKLNNVEYYYQANYTQSKKISFQEIEDKVDDFESYEQKKKLIQKKSSDELENLRGKIKELEKDKISVRGKKIKYLINQKEILLESKSKQEQLISMFLREGYIAEDYLDYISYFYPGSISEKDFRFLSNVRNEDQTEFDYHLDNLSNLINEIGVYEFQKSVILNYDLVDHLIENDDFTEKKKQTFILIANESEISVNFFRGYIKVGKKIEKFIYLLCKRWPNIWNSLNNHSSLDEDEKIEYLKLILNYAEIDDLKIISEKSQLKNDIETNSEFLNLIFDVEKLIQIIKELKIKFQNVDFTGATEKVKDFIYENDHYGINIPMIELMMKNFGNFSQDEFNKSNYSAILNSECDSLIEYIQSYINTYVKNVFLEIPENSQEREDTLISLLNNDHVTLQYRKAVVKKVDTKIIDPNELISEEMIHFILEEGKLIPSWKNILYFYNKTNGQFEDHLNKFLNSENNFKELIEEKLKPSGNDELKKFIRNFILNENVSLDFYQKYLNSFPVNFKDLNFESLHYDKVKSLVNKDKLSFTIKNYNRLRENFKPLHLTLIENNTTFFFDLIREIRLNAEDVNSLLGHSDFSISNKKKLIENLDESIYISDSKSLTTLGNLILEDSNFSESIKLISSVLLESNLSLDNKIYIFNRKSNLFNREFINEFLTSLGGNFKELNEKGPMPYFEKSDLLFNFFKYLKQEGKISKIKPKKDLIQVTTFRK, from the coding sequence ATGACAGAAAAAATTACAGTAGATAAAAATAAGAATGTAGCAAACATTCCATTTCATTCACTATCACCTGTAATAGATTCTGAGAAACACAAGTCCTATTGTGATGCTCTTGAATGGGCTCTAACCAATAGAAAAGAAAAAGATATAAAAAATGTGGCATTAACTGGAACTTATGGTTCCGGTAAAAGCAGTATTCTCAAAACTTTTCAAGAAACGAGAAAAAATAAGTTTGAGTTTTTAAATATATCTTTAGCCACTTTTAAAGAAGAGAAAAAAAATGACGATGATAAATATGCCCATTTAAGGAGTGAAGTTATAAATAGTGACAAGCTTTCAAAAAATGATCAGCTGAGATTAATAGAGTTAAGTATTCTTCAACAGATATTTTATCATGAAGAGTCTGATAATATACCTGATTCCCGATTCAAAAAAGTAAAGAGTTTAAAGCCACAGAAAGTAAAGGAAACTACATGGTTAATATTTTGTGTTATTTTCACGGTTTACATCTTTTTTAATTTTCATTCACTTAGGATTTTAATGAATTTTCCTGAGCCAAAAGCTTGGTTTGGCAATATACTGCAAGGATTATTAGCTATTGGCGTCTTAATTTTTTGTTTTCTTCTTCTTCAGCGTATAATAGAATTCGCCCAAAAGCTTACAATAAGTAAGCTAAATTTCCAAAATATTGAAATACAGGTAGCGGAAAAAGTTGACAAATCTATACTCAATAATCATTTGGATGAAATTTTATACTTCTTTGGGGAAACAAAATACAATGTGGTTATTATTGAAGATTTGGATCGTTTTCAACAAACAGAAATTTTCACTAAACTTAGAGAAATCAATCTACTTATTAATAATTCTAAAGCAATTAATCGTGAGGTGGTATTTGTGTATGCTGTTAGGGATGAAATGTTTACTGATGATGATAGAGTAAAATTTTTCGATTTTATAATTCCAGTTATACCCGTAATTAATTTTTCAAATTCTAATGTGCAATTAGCTAACGCAGTAAAGAATCTGGGATATCAAATTTCATCAGATCTAATTAACCAGATTGCTTATTACATAGACGATATGAGATTACTTTATAATATTGTTAATGAGTTTCATGTCTACTATCAAATACATACTAGCGAATTTTTAGATAAACTTTTTGCCATAATTGTCTATAAAAATAAGCATCCAAAAGATTTTGTTTTATTAGCCAAAGGAAAAGGACTTTTGTTTCAAATTTTAACAAAGAATAAAAAAGAATGGTTAGAATCGAAACTTAAAGAAATTGATCAGAAACTTCTTGCATATAAGAATGAGATTGAAAAAATAATCACAATTTTCCCACAAACGTTAGACCAGTTAAAGAGTATTTATCTTTTAGAATATATTAATAACTTTCAGGATTTCAGTGCATTTAAAATTGAAAATAAAAAAATACCACTTTCAGAAATGCGAAAGGATGATAATTTCGAAAAGCTTATAAAATTAAATAATGTTGAATATTATTATCAAGCTAATTATACACAAAGTAAAAAAATAAGTTTTCAGGAAATTGAGGATAAAGTTGATGATTTTGAATCTTACGAGCAAAAGAAAAAACTAATCCAAAAAAAGAGTTCAGATGAACTGGAAAATCTAAGAGGAAAAATTAAAGAATTAGAAAAGGATAAAATATCCGTCAGGGGTAAAAAAATTAAATATTTAATCAATCAAAAAGAAATATTATTAGAATCAAAGAGTAAACAGGAGCAACTTATATCAATGTTTTTGAGAGAGGGATATATTGCTGAAGATTACTTAGATTACATATCTTATTTCTACCCCGGCAGTATTTCTGAAAAGGATTTTCGATTCTTATCAAATGTTAGAAATGAAGATCAAACCGAATTTGATTACCATCTGGATAATTTAAGTAACCTAATAAATGAAATCGGAGTGTATGAATTTCAAAAAAGTGTAATCTTAAACTATGATTTAGTTGATCATTTAATTGAAAACGATGATTTTACGGAGAAAAAAAAACAGACATTTATCCTTATAGCTAATGAATCTGAAATTTCAGTTAATTTTTTTAGAGGTTATATTAAAGTTGGAAAAAAAATAGAGAAGTTTATTTATTTACTGTGTAAAAGGTGGCCGAATATTTGGAATTCCTTAAATAATCATTCTTCTCTTGATGAAGATGAAAAAATCGAATATTTGAAACTGATTTTAAATTATGCCGAAATTGATGATTTAAAAATAATTTCAGAGAAATCACAACTAAAAAATGACATTGAAACTAATTCTGAATTCCTGAATTTAATTTTTGATGTTGAGAAGCTGATACAAATAATAAAGGAATTAAAAATTAAGTTTCAAAATGTGGACTTCACTGGCGCAACAGAAAAAGTGAAAGATTTTATTTATGAGAATGACCACTATGGTATAAATATTCCGATGATTGAATTGATGATGAAAAATTTTGGAAACTTCAGTCAAGACGAATTTAATAAAAGTAACTATTCAGCTATTTTAAATTCAGAATGTGATTCTTTAATTGAATACATTCAAAGTTATATTAATACTTATGTGAAAAATGTGTTTTTAGAAATACCTGAAAATTCTCAAGAAAGAGAAGATACTTTAATTAGCCTTCTAAATAATGATCATGTGACTTTACAATATAGGAAAGCTGTCGTTAAAAAAGTTGACACTAAAATTATTGATCCAAATGAATTGATATCAGAAGAAATGATACATTTTATTTTGGAAGAAGGAAAATTAATTCCTAGTTGGAAGAACATACTTTATTTTTATAACAAAACAAACGGTCAGTTTGAAGACCACCTAAATAAATTTCTTAATAGTGAAAACAATTTTAAAGAATTAATAGAAGAAAAATTAAAACCTAGTGGAAATGATGAATTAAAAAAGTTTATTAGAAATTTTATTCTTAATGAAAATGTAAGTTTAGATTTTTATCAAAAATATTTAAATAGTTTTCCAGTAAATTTTAAGGATTTAAACTTTGAATCTCTCCATTATGATAAAGTAAAATCTTTAGTAAATAAAGATAAACTCTCTTTTACAATTAAAAATTATAATCGTTTAAGAGAGAATTTTAAACCGCTACACTTAACGCTAATTGAAAATAACACAACTTTTTTCTTTGATTTAATTAGGGAAATACGTTTGAATGCAGAAGATGTGAATTCTTTATTAGGGCATTCTGATTTCTCCATTTCTAATAAGAAAAAATTAATAGAAAATTTGGATGAATCCATCTATATTTCTGATAGTAAGAGCTTAACTACGCTTGGTAATTTGATCTTAGAGGATTCAAATTTCAGCGAATCTATAAAATTAATTTCCAGTGTATTACTAGAATCTAATTTAAGTTTGGATAATAAGATTTATATATTTAACCGAAAGAGTAATTTATTCAATAGAGAGTTCATTAATGAATTTTTAACTTCTTTAGGAGGAAATTTTAAAGAGTTAAATGAAAAAGGTCCAATGCCATACTTTGAAAAATCTGACCTTTTATTCAATTTTTTTAAATATCTAAAACAAGAAGGCAAGATATCTAAAATCAAACCAAAAAAAGATCTTATTCAAGTTACAACCTTTAGAAAATAA
- a CDS encoding AAA family ATPase → MKEIIIRTMENKSNAIIITGGPGMGKTSVIKQLSVMGYHSVEETGRSIIQKEIKTDGNRLPWLYKKGFAMAMFRQSLKDFQNVSEKCGLTFFDRGIPDVIGYLKLCNISIPEIIWQAAKENRYNTTVFITPPWKAIYVNDAERKQTFEEAVATYHTMKETYSFLGYKLVELPKTTVLKRA, encoded by the coding sequence ATGAAGGAGATAATTATTAGAACTATGGAAAACAAATCAAACGCTATTATTATTACAGGAGGTCCCGGAATGGGAAAGACTTCCGTGATAAAACAGCTTTCAGTTATGGGATATCATTCGGTTGAAGAAACCGGTAGAAGTATTATCCAAAAAGAAATTAAAACAGATGGAAATCGTTTACCGTGGCTATACAAAAAAGGATTTGCAATGGCTATGTTTCGGCAATCCCTCAAAGATTTTCAGAATGTGTCGGAGAAGTGTGGATTGACATTTTTTGATCGTGGTATTCCAGATGTCATTGGATACCTAAAACTTTGCAATATTTCCATTCCTGAAATAATTTGGCAGGCAGCGAAAGAAAACCGATATAATACTACGGTTTTTATAACTCCACCTTGGAAAGCTATTTATGTAAATGATGCCGAGAGAAAACAGACTTTTGAAGAAGCAGTTGCCACGTATCATACAATGAAGGAAACCTATTCTTTCTTGGGGTATAAATTGGTTGAGCTACCTAAAACTACTGTTTTAAAAAGAGCATAA
- a CDS encoding type I restriction endonuclease subunit R — protein MNKKFTEAQLESVFATQLEQEGYQHQLGGSISRKEDEVLIESDLRKFLMTRYRENEITKNEVESIILRLKTLPASVLYESNKEFMQMLSDGFSLKREDRSQKDIWIYLIDYSAENKNTYKFVNQLEITGTQKRIPDGILYINGIPVVVFEFKTAIQENTSIYDAYIQLTVRYERDIPELFKYNAFCVISDGVNTKAGSFFAPYEFFYAWRRIAGLTKPASPSGRDVDGIDSMFTLIQGMLHQNRLRDIIKNFIYLPDSSKKDEKIVCRYPQYYAARALFENIQKAQKPAGNGKGGTYFGATGSGKSYTMLFLTRLLMKSSHFESPTIILITDRTDLDDQLAALFTNAKAFIGDDAIASVESRADLRKRIRGRESGGVFLTTIHKFTEDTELLTNRSNVICISDEAHRSQTNLDQKIKITEKGVQKTFGFAKYLHDSLPNATFVGFTGTPIDATLDVFGKVVDEYTMTESVKDEITVRIVYEGRSARVALENRELQKIEDYYRVAEEEGANEYQVEDSKKQSANMNAILGDPDRLQAIAEDFVQHYEKRLKEGATVKGKAIFVCSNREIAYDLYKNIIELRPEWAKIRKAEEGAELTEKDRKQLKPIERIKMIMTRGKDDPKEMYDLLGTKEYRKELDRQFKNEKSNFKIAIVVDMWLTGFDVPFLDSIYIDKPIQQHNLIQTISRVNRKFQGKNKGLVVDYIGIKKQMNLALAKYNKGERQNFEDIERSLKIVRDHLDLLARIFHKFDSSDYFRSDPVSQLNNLNQAVEYVQQTKEQETRFMNLVKRLKAAYDICAGSEKLTQEERDYTHFYLAIKSIVFKLTKGNAPDTAQMNAKVREMIKNALASEGVEEIFKMGDQTNSEQDIFDEDYLAKIDKIKLPNTKIKLLQQLLVRAIDEIKKVNKVKGVDFSRKMEGLVSRYNERKGDVLRSEVYEEMAEQLTDLIWQVQQEFSAGEKLGIDFEEKAFYDILKELCIKYDFQYPENKLIELSKAVKDLVDEQAKFPDWSKRNDIKSALKVGLILLLDEHGYPPVERDEVYEEIFEQAENFKKNRPAQRNP, from the coding sequence ATGAATAAAAAGTTTACCGAAGCACAACTGGAAAGCGTTTTTGCCACGCAGCTGGAACAGGAAGGTTATCAGCATCAATTGGGAGGCAGCATATCCCGAAAGGAAGATGAAGTGCTCATTGAAAGTGACCTTCGGAAATTTTTGATGACAAGGTACCGGGAAAACGAGATCACCAAAAATGAAGTGGAATCCATTATTCTTAGGCTCAAAACCCTTCCGGCTTCAGTCCTCTATGAAAGCAACAAAGAGTTTATGCAAATGCTTTCGGATGGTTTTTCGCTAAAGCGGGAAGATCGTTCCCAAAAAGACATCTGGATCTATTTAATTGATTATTCCGCAGAGAACAAAAACACTTATAAATTTGTCAACCAGCTGGAAATTACCGGAACCCAAAAACGTATTCCAGACGGGATACTTTATATTAACGGAATTCCGGTGGTGGTTTTCGAATTCAAAACCGCAATTCAGGAAAATACCAGCATTTATGACGCTTATATTCAGCTGACCGTTCGTTATGAGAGAGATATACCTGAACTTTTCAAGTATAACGCATTTTGTGTGATCAGCGATGGCGTAAATACCAAAGCAGGTTCCTTTTTTGCCCCTTACGAATTCTTCTATGCCTGGCGCAGAATCGCAGGACTGACAAAGCCTGCCTCGCCGTCAGGCAGGGACGTTGATGGCATCGATAGCATGTTTACTCTTATTCAGGGGATGCTGCATCAAAACAGGCTTCGGGACATCATTAAAAACTTTATTTATTTACCGGACAGCTCCAAGAAGGATGAAAAGATCGTGTGCCGTTATCCACAATATTATGCGGCGCGGGCTTTATTTGAGAATATTCAGAAAGCCCAGAAACCGGCTGGAAACGGAAAAGGAGGCACCTACTTTGGAGCCACCGGTTCCGGAAAGAGTTATACGATGCTTTTCTTGACAAGGCTTTTAATGAAAAGCAGCCATTTTGAAAGCCCTACCATTATTCTGATTACAGACAGGACTGATCTGGATGACCAGCTTGCGGCACTATTTACCAATGCGAAAGCCTTTATTGGCGATGATGCCATCGCAAGTGTGGAAAGCCGTGCAGATCTTCGGAAACGAATCAGGGGAAGGGAAAGTGGCGGCGTATTCCTTACCACCATACATAAGTTTACGGAAGACACAGAATTACTTACCAATAGAAGCAACGTAATTTGTATATCTGATGAGGCTCACCGGAGCCAGACCAATCTTGACCAGAAAATAAAGATCACTGAGAAAGGAGTTCAGAAAACTTTCGGCTTTGCCAAATACCTTCACGATTCTCTGCCTAACGCCACGTTTGTAGGCTTTACCGGAACGCCAATAGATGCTACTTTAGATGTATTTGGAAAAGTAGTAGATGAGTATACCATGACAGAATCGGTAAAAGACGAGATCACCGTTCGTATTGTATATGAAGGAAGATCGGCCAGAGTGGCCCTTGAAAATAGGGAATTACAAAAAATTGAAGACTATTATCGTGTTGCTGAGGAAGAAGGGGCCAATGAGTACCAGGTGGAAGATAGTAAAAAGCAGTCGGCAAACATGAATGCCATTCTGGGTGATCCCGATCGTTTACAGGCCATAGCAGAAGATTTTGTCCAGCATTATGAGAAAAGGCTGAAGGAAGGTGCTACCGTAAAAGGAAAAGCAATTTTTGTTTGTAGTAATCGCGAAATAGCTTACGACCTTTATAAAAACATCATAGAACTAAGGCCGGAGTGGGCAAAGATCAGAAAAGCAGAAGAAGGTGCCGAATTAACCGAAAAAGACAGGAAGCAGCTTAAGCCTATTGAGCGGATAAAGATGATCATGACAAGGGGAAAAGACGATCCCAAAGAAATGTATGATTTGTTAGGTACAAAAGAGTACCGGAAAGAGCTGGACCGTCAATTTAAAAATGAGAAATCGAATTTTAAAATTGCTATTGTAGTCGATATGTGGCTCACCGGTTTCGATGTTCCGTTTTTAGATAGTATCTATATTGATAAACCCATCCAGCAGCATAACCTTATCCAGACGATTTCGCGGGTAAACCGGAAGTTCCAGGGTAAAAACAAAGGACTGGTAGTAGATTATATTGGTATTAAAAAACAAATGAATTTAGCACTTGCCAAATACAATAAGGGTGAGCGGCAAAATTTCGAAGATATTGAAAGGTCCCTGAAAATAGTAAGGGACCACCTGGATTTACTGGCCAGGATTTTCCACAAATTTGACAGTTCCGATTATTTCCGGAGTGATCCAGTAAGTCAATTGAACAACCTTAACCAGGCCGTTGAATACGTACAGCAAACCAAAGAGCAGGAAACACGCTTTATGAATTTGGTGAAACGCCTGAAAGCCGCCTATGATATTTGCGCGGGAAGTGAAAAGTTAACTCAGGAAGAACGCGATTACACTCATTTTTACCTGGCTATAAAGTCGATAGTCTTTAAGCTTACAAAAGGGAATGCCCCGGACACGGCCCAGATGAACGCCAAAGTAAGGGAAATGATCAAAAATGCTTTGGCAAGTGAAGGAGTGGAGGAGATTTTTAAAATGGGTGACCAAACCAATAGTGAGCAGGATATATTTGATGAAGATTATTTGGCAAAAATTGATAAAATCAAATTGCCCAATACAAAAATCAAACTTTTACAGCAATTATTGGTCAGGGCCATTGATGAGATAAAGAAGGTGAACAAGGTAAAAGGAGTTGATTTTTCCAGGAAGATGGAAGGCCTGGTCTCCAGGTATAATGAACGGAAAGGAGATGTATTACGCAGTGAAGTTTATGAAGAAATGGCGGAACAGCTTACCGATCTTATCTGGCAGGTACAACAAGAGTTTTCGGCCGGGGAAAAGCTGGGAATTGATTTTGAGGAAAAAGCTTTCTACGACATTTTAAAAGAACTATGTATAAAATATGACTTTCAATATCCTGAAAATAAGCTTATCGAGCTTTCAAAAGCAGTAAAAGATTTGGTGGATGAACAGGCAAAATTTCCGGACTGGAGCAAAAGAAATGACATCAAATCTGCTTTAAAAGTCGGGCTTATCTTATTACTCGACGAACACGGTTATCCCCCGGTGGAACGAGACGAGGTTTATGAAGAAATCTTTGAACAGGCTGAAAATTTTAAGAAGAATAGACCTGCTCAGAGAAATCCCTAA
- a CDS encoding restriction endonuclease subunit S, which produces MPSNYRPIGDYIQKLKVRNSEDRYSELLGINIDKFFMPSVANVVGTNLSRYLIVEPGQFACNRMHVGRDYRIPVALSEKEKPFIVSPAYDVFEIKDPSILLPEYLMMWFRRAEFDRNAWFYTDADVRGGLAWDAFCSIELPVPSIEKQREIAREYNVVKNRIKLNEEINQKLEETAQALYKHWFVDFEFPNTEGKPYKSFGGKLIYNEELDREIPEGWIASSIDEICDIQDGDRGKNYPKKEEFSDDGYCLFLNAGNVTKSGFDFSNNSFVNKEKDELLRKGKLKRKDVVMTTRGTVGNIGYYNDKLDFENVRINSGMVILRNPKISFFLYTKMKSAEMKDLIMNHLSGSAQPQLPITDIKRMEFPLPRKGSNLIEKFNSKVTPLQNSIDDKNLQIRYLNQLQSLFLSKMARVEENKLA; this is translated from the coding sequence ATGCCATCAAACTATAGGCCTATAGGCGATTACATCCAAAAATTAAAGGTCAGAAATTCAGAGGATAGATATTCTGAACTTTTGGGTATTAATATAGATAAGTTCTTTATGCCTTCAGTAGCCAATGTTGTAGGTACTAATCTCTCCAGGTACTTAATTGTTGAACCTGGGCAATTTGCCTGTAACCGAATGCACGTTGGCAGGGATTATAGAATTCCAGTCGCACTTTCAGAAAAAGAAAAACCTTTTATTGTCTCACCTGCTTATGATGTCTTTGAAATCAAGGATCCTTCTATATTATTACCTGAATATTTGATGATGTGGTTTCGTCGTGCTGAATTTGATAGAAATGCCTGGTTCTACACAGATGCCGATGTGAGAGGCGGTTTAGCCTGGGATGCCTTTTGTAGTATTGAACTCCCTGTCCCTTCCATAGAAAAACAACGGGAAATTGCAAGGGAATATAATGTGGTTAAAAACCGTATTAAATTAAATGAAGAAATAAACCAAAAGCTGGAAGAAACCGCCCAGGCACTTTATAAACATTGGTTTGTTGATTTTGAATTTCCTAATACAGAAGGAAAGCCTTATAAATCTTTCGGTGGGAAACTGATTTATAATGAGGAGCTGGATAGAGAGATTCCGGAGGGGTGGATCGCAAGTAGCATTGATGAAATTTGTGATATCCAAGATGGAGATAGAGGGAAAAATTACCCGAAAAAAGAGGAATTCTCTGATGATGGTTATTGCCTATTTTTAAATGCTGGAAATGTAACAAAATCAGGTTTTGATTTTAGTAATAATAGCTTTGTGAATAAAGAAAAGGATGAATTACTGCGAAAAGGAAAATTAAAAAGAAAAGATGTTGTGATGACCACTAGAGGTACGGTTGGGAATATAGGTTACTACAATGATAAATTAGATTTTGAAAATGTTAGGATTAATTCGGGAATGGTGATTTTAAGAAATCCGAAGATTTCATTCTTTTTATATACGAAAATGAAAAGTGCGGAAATGAAAGATCTTATTATGAATCATTTATCTGGATCTGCTCAGCCACAATTACCTATAACAGATATTAAAAGGATGGAATTTCCTTTGCCTAGAAAAGGAAGTAATCTAATTGAAAAATTTAATTCAAAAGTTACACCGTTGCAAAATTCAATAGACGATAAAAATTTGCAAATTAGATATTTAAATCAACTTCAAAGTCTTTTCCTTTCAAAAATGGCAAGGGTAGAAGAAAATAAATTAGCATAA
- a CDS encoding PDDEXK nuclease domain-containing protein codes for MNKNSLQHNLVEELSQLIEQGKHQIAVQVNSTMTLVFWEVGKRINEEILQNERADYGKNIVTTVSSQLKKRYGNSFGTRNVRRMMQFAEIYPDIQIVGSLSRQLSWSHFVELFPIKSKETRNFYARQIAEEGWSVRETRKQIERKAFERKEIANSQLSRSGTDMQHSFKDPYFLDFLGLKEGYLENDLEATILKELEYFILELGKGFAFIERQKRMIIDGEDFYLDLLFYHRKLKRLVAVELKIGKFKAAYKGQMELYLKWLNKYEKQNGEEYPIGLILCAEASSEQIELLEMDKNGIMVAEYWTELPPKKELEQKIHHALVAARERIAQKKLQ; via the coding sequence ATGAATAAAAATAGCCTACAACATAACCTGGTAGAAGAGCTAAGTCAGCTTATAGAACAGGGGAAACACCAAATCGCGGTACAGGTAAACAGTACCATGACTTTGGTGTTTTGGGAGGTAGGCAAACGTATAAATGAGGAAATCCTGCAAAATGAACGGGCAGATTATGGCAAAAACATTGTGACAACGGTGTCGTCACAATTAAAAAAGCGTTACGGGAATAGCTTTGGGACCCGAAATGTAAGAAGAATGATGCAATTTGCCGAGATCTATCCCGATATTCAAATCGTGGGTTCACTATCAAGACAATTAAGCTGGTCCCATTTTGTGGAACTATTCCCCATAAAAAGCAAAGAAACCAGGAATTTTTATGCTCGCCAGATAGCAGAAGAAGGCTGGAGTGTAAGGGAAACCCGGAAGCAAATAGAACGAAAAGCTTTTGAGCGCAAAGAAATTGCCAACAGTCAGTTGTCACGTTCCGGCACAGACATGCAACATAGTTTTAAAGACCCATATTTCCTGGATTTCTTAGGTTTAAAAGAAGGTTATCTTGAAAATGACCTGGAAGCCACCATTTTAAAAGAACTGGAATATTTTATCCTGGAACTCGGGAAAGGATTTGCTTTTATTGAACGCCAAAAGCGAATGATCATAGACGGGGAAGATTTTTATCTGGACCTGCTTTTCTATCACAGGAAATTAAAACGGCTGGTAGCCGTCGAATTGAAAATAGGCAAATTTAAAGCGGCATATAAAGGGCAAATGGAACTTTACCTTAAATGGCTTAATAAATACGAAAAACAAAACGGGGAAGAATACCCTATCGGGTTAATATTATGTGCTGAAGCCAGTTCAGAACAAATAGAACTTTTAGAAATGGACAAAAACGGGATCATGGTCGCCGAATACTGGACAGAGTTGCCACCAAAAAAAGAACTGGAACAAAAAATACATCACGCTCTGGTCGCAGCGCGGGAACGTATAGCCCAGAAAAAATTACAATAA